A window of the Nibribacter ruber genome harbors these coding sequences:
- a CDS encoding cation-translocating P-type ATPase, with translation MEFYQQPVSNVLQDLNTSTQGLSGAEVQQRIETHGYNELKEAERDPVWKLILETFKDPMVIVLLLAALVQLALGEVMEAVIIFAVLVLNAVVGVVQTKKAEGALDALRQMSAPSAKVLRDGVRQTLAARELVPGDVVALEAGDYVAADGRVLESSSLRVNEGMLTGESEPVEKHTDPISEESALGDRKNMVYSGALVVYGRGRFVVTATAEKTEIGKIAGLLASAEAKQTPLQRKLATFSKRLGWVILALCVLIFGVEAFRVWSGTHTGDMTGALLKAFMFAVAVAVAAIPEALSSIVTIVLAVGTHQMARRHAIIRKLPAVETLGSTSVICTDKTGTLTQNKMTVVDSYVPGRTQEQFAQAPDQWSEAERWLMQVAVLCNDAHINKDGAELGDPTEVALIAYSNEKQLPYTHIRNQFPREAELPFDSDRKLMSTVHTMGGQRVLLTKGGPDVVLSRCRRVLVDGQEKPATPELLEGIRAQIEEFSDRALRVLAFAYKPLAPSGALTFEEEQDLVLVGLKAMIDPPREEVYASIEESRKAGIKTVMITGDHKTTAQAIARQIGLMQEQDIALTGQELDDLSEEELHQKLEQVSVYARVSPENKIRIVRAWQQKGKVTAMTGDGVNDAPALKQADIGVAMGSGTDVAKDASAMILTDDNFVSIVNAVAVGRTVFDNIKKAIAYLFAGNLGAIIAILFALALDWVNPFNPIQLLFINLLNDSLPAIALGMEKAEPNVMLRKPRDINEGIFAGGMMKSVIARGVLIGAAVIVSQWLGLQQSPEMSIAMAFTTLILARTLQTFAARSNTQTAIGAGFFENKYVLGAVLLCFGLYGLTVLPGVREIFSIPADFGWEEWQKAAGLAVVAVALMELWKLTPWASEKRQLVK, from the coding sequence ATGGAATTTTATCAGCAGCCCGTTTCAAACGTCTTACAAGACCTAAACACGTCTACCCAAGGACTTTCTGGGGCAGAGGTGCAGCAACGGATAGAAACCCACGGGTACAATGAGCTGAAAGAGGCAGAGCGGGACCCCGTATGGAAACTGATTCTGGAGACCTTCAAAGACCCCATGGTCATTGTGCTTCTGCTGGCGGCCTTGGTGCAATTGGCCTTGGGCGAAGTCATGGAAGCCGTCATCATCTTCGCGGTGCTGGTGCTCAATGCGGTGGTGGGCGTGGTGCAGACCAAAAAGGCCGAAGGAGCCTTGGATGCGCTCCGCCAAATGTCGGCGCCGTCTGCCAAAGTCTTGCGTGATGGCGTCAGGCAAACCTTGGCCGCCCGGGAACTGGTCCCCGGAGACGTGGTAGCCCTGGAAGCCGGCGACTACGTGGCCGCCGACGGACGCGTGCTGGAAAGCAGTTCGCTGCGGGTAAATGAAGGCATGCTCACCGGCGAGTCTGAACCCGTGGAAAAACACACAGACCCCATCTCAGAAGAATCTGCCCTGGGAGATCGCAAGAACATGGTCTACAGCGGCGCGCTGGTGGTGTATGGCCGGGGGCGCTTTGTAGTGACGGCCACCGCTGAGAAGACAGAGATTGGCAAGATTGCCGGTCTGCTGGCCTCGGCGGAGGCCAAACAAACGCCGCTCCAACGCAAGCTGGCAACCTTTAGTAAGCGGCTGGGCTGGGTGATTCTGGCCTTGTGCGTGCTCATCTTCGGGGTAGAGGCGTTCAGGGTCTGGAGCGGAACGCATACGGGAGACATGACCGGGGCGCTGCTCAAGGCATTTATGTTTGCCGTGGCTGTGGCCGTGGCTGCCATTCCAGAGGCGCTCTCCTCCATTGTGACCATCGTGCTGGCCGTGGGCACCCACCAGATGGCCCGCCGGCACGCCATCATCCGGAAGCTGCCCGCCGTGGAGACCTTGGGTTCTACCAGCGTCATCTGCACAGACAAGACGGGCACGCTCACCCAGAACAAAATGACCGTGGTAGACTCTTACGTGCCCGGCCGTACACAGGAACAGTTTGCCCAAGCGCCAGACCAATGGTCAGAGGCAGAGCGGTGGCTCATGCAGGTGGCCGTACTGTGCAACGATGCCCACATCAACAAGGACGGCGCTGAGCTAGGCGACCCTACCGAGGTGGCCCTGATTGCCTACAGCAATGAGAAGCAACTGCCCTACACCCACATAAGAAACCAATTCCCCCGTGAGGCCGAGCTGCCGTTTGACTCAGACCGCAAACTCATGTCTACCGTGCACACCATGGGCGGGCAGCGCGTGTTGTTGACCAAGGGCGGGCCAGACGTGGTCTTGTCACGGTGCCGCCGCGTGCTGGTAGACGGCCAGGAAAAACCAGCCACGCCAGAACTGTTGGAAGGAATACGGGCGCAGATTGAGGAGTTCTCTGATAGAGCGCTGCGGGTGCTGGCCTTCGCCTATAAACCGCTGGCTCCCTCTGGTGCCCTCACCTTTGAAGAAGAGCAGGACCTGGTGTTGGTAGGCCTCAAAGCCATGATTGACCCGCCGCGCGAAGAAGTGTATGCCTCCATTGAAGAGTCCCGCAAGGCAGGCATTAAAACCGTCATGATCACCGGCGACCATAAAACCACCGCCCAGGCCATTGCCCGCCAGATTGGCCTCATGCAAGAACAGGACATTGCGCTCACCGGTCAGGAACTGGATGATCTTTCTGAGGAAGAACTGCACCAGAAACTGGAACAGGTTTCTGTGTATGCGCGGGTCTCCCCCGAAAACAAGATACGCATTGTGCGCGCTTGGCAGCAGAAAGGGAAAGTGACGGCCATGACCGGCGACGGCGTGAACGATGCTCCCGCCCTTAAGCAAGCCGACATTGGCGTGGCCATGGGCAGCGGCACTGATGTGGCCAAGGATGCATCGGCTATGATTCTGACGGATGACAACTTTGTCTCCATTGTGAACGCCGTGGCCGTGGGGCGCACCGTGTTTGACAACATCAAGAAAGCCATTGCCTATCTGTTTGCCGGAAACCTGGGAGCCATCATTGCTATTCTGTTCGCGCTGGCCCTGGACTGGGTCAATCCGTTCAATCCCATTCAACTGCTGTTTATCAACCTCCTGAATGACTCTCTGCCGGCCATTGCCCTGGGCATGGAAAAGGCCGAGCCCAACGTGATGCTGCGCAAACCCCGTGACATCAATGAGGGGATTTTTGCCGGCGGAATGATGAAGTCTGTGATTGCCCGCGGGGTCTTGATTGGTGCGGCGGTGATTGTGTCGCAGTGGCTGGGTCTGCAACAATCCCCTGAGATGAGCATTGCCATGGCCTTCACCACCTTGATTCTGGCTAGAACGCTCCAAACCTTTGCTGCCCGTTCCAATACCCAGACGGCCATTGGCGCCGGTTTCTTTGAAAACAAATACGTACTGGGCGCGGTGTTGCTGTGCTTTGGGCTGTATGGGTTGACGGTGCTGCCAGGCGTGCGCGAAATCTTCTCCATTCCGGCAGACTTCGGGTGGGAGGAATGGCAGAAAGCCGCCGGTCTGGCCGTGGTCGCCGTCGCCCTTATGGAACTCTGGAAACTCACGCCCTGGGCTTCTGAGAAGAGGCAGCTGGTAAAGTAA
- a CDS encoding YciI family protein, with protein MFLIELTYKVPFTEVDPFMSEHMAFLEKHYAKGTFLASGRKVPRDGGLIFCQAGSKADVEELMQEDPFVYQDLADLRVIEFTASRAEEGLKGLLPS; from the coding sequence ATGTTTTTGATTGAACTCACCTATAAAGTGCCTTTCACTGAAGTGGACCCATTCATGTCTGAGCACATGGCGTTTCTGGAGAAGCACTATGCAAAGGGAACCTTCCTGGCTTCGGGACGCAAGGTTCCACGTGACGGCGGCCTCATTTTTTGCCAGGCTGGCAGCAAGGCAGACGTAGAAGAACTCATGCAGGAAGACCCATTTGTGTACCAGGACCTGGCAGACCTGCGAGTGATAGAGTTCACCGCCTCCCGCGCCGAAGAAGGGTTGAAAGGTCTTTTGCCATCATAG
- a CDS encoding heavy-metal-associated domain-containing protein, translated as MSTKKFKTNIKCGGCISTVTPILDKTPGIYKWEVDTNSPDKVLTIEGDATSDAVILAVESAGYSAETIED; from the coding sequence ATGAGTACTAAGAAATTCAAGACCAATATTAAATGCGGTGGCTGTATTAGCACCGTCACTCCCATTTTGGACAAGACGCCCGGTATTTACAAATGGGAGGTAGACACCAACTCGCCAGACAAGGTTCTCACCATAGAAGGCGATGCCACGTCAGACGCCGTGATTCTGGCCGTGGAATCTGCAGGTTATTCTGCGGAGACGATAGAAGACTAA
- a CDS encoding heavy metal translocating P-type ATPase gives MATITTSPKKAIKNTFPVEGMTCAGCAVSVESMLKAQPGVESAAVNFANKTVLVEYDPATPVTTLQKALQDVGYDLLIQKEEATQEAKEAREEEAYQRIKHKTIWATMLSFPVAVIGMFFHHMPYGNWIMLALTLPVVFWFGRSFYVNAVKQARHGQANMDTLVALSTGIAFLFSAFNTIYPQFFLERGLEPHVYYEAATVIIAFILLGKLLEERAKSRTSGAIKKLMGLQPKSVKALRNGVETEIPIEDVLVGDVLVIRPGEKIPVDGRVVTGSSFLDESMISGEPIPVEKTTGDQVFTGTINQKGSLQITAEKVGAETLLAQIIKMVQEAQGSKAPVQQLTDKIAGIFVPVVIGIALLSFAAWYFLGGDNNTTHALLALITVLIIACPCALGLATPTAIMVGVGRGAENGILIKDAESLETAHKLTAIVLDKTGTITKGKPEVTELEWAVPTGTQANLAAVVLAMENQSEHPLADAVSKHLTAQNTQPAVLESFESITGRGVQATYQGQVYWLGNEKLMLENGLRFSSDLEKTAQKRKSEAKTVVFAGTQGQVVALIAIADAIKETSAEAIQELQQLGLQVYMLTGDNAQTAAAVAQQVGLQHYKAEVMPQDKADFIQELQAQGHVVGMVGDGINDSQALALADVGIAMGRGTDIAMDVAKVTLMHSDLSAIAKAIKLSKATVRTIHQNLFWAFIYNLIGIPVAAGLLFPIWGFLLDPMLAGAAMALSSVSVVTNSLRLRSLKL, from the coding sequence ATGGCTACCATCACCACATCACCCAAGAAGGCCATTAAGAATACGTTTCCGGTAGAGGGCATGACCTGCGCCGGTTGTGCCGTGAGCGTGGAGTCCATGCTCAAAGCGCAGCCCGGGGTAGAAAGCGCGGCGGTGAACTTCGCCAATAAAACCGTACTGGTGGAATATGATCCTGCTACTCCGGTTACCACGCTGCAGAAGGCCTTGCAGGACGTAGGCTATGACCTGCTCATCCAAAAAGAAGAAGCCACCCAAGAAGCCAAAGAAGCCCGCGAAGAAGAAGCCTACCAACGCATTAAGCACAAGACCATCTGGGCGACGATGCTTTCTTTTCCGGTGGCGGTGATTGGCATGTTCTTTCACCACATGCCCTACGGCAACTGGATCATGCTGGCGCTCACGCTGCCGGTGGTCTTCTGGTTTGGCCGCAGCTTTTACGTGAACGCCGTTAAACAGGCCCGCCACGGCCAAGCCAACATGGACACCTTGGTGGCCTTGAGTACGGGCATCGCGTTTTTGTTCAGTGCCTTCAACACCATCTACCCGCAGTTCTTTCTGGAGAGAGGCCTGGAGCCGCACGTGTACTATGAGGCCGCCACGGTCATTATTGCGTTTATTCTGCTGGGCAAGCTGCTGGAAGAAAGAGCCAAGTCCAGAACATCAGGCGCCATTAAGAAACTAATGGGGCTGCAGCCAAAATCAGTGAAGGCGCTGCGCAACGGCGTAGAAACAGAGATTCCCATTGAAGACGTGCTGGTAGGCGATGTGCTGGTCATCAGGCCCGGGGAGAAGATTCCCGTAGACGGCCGCGTAGTGACGGGCAGCTCTTTCCTGGATGAAAGCATGATCAGCGGCGAGCCAATTCCCGTGGAGAAAACCACCGGCGACCAGGTGTTCACCGGCACTATCAACCAGAAAGGCAGTTTGCAGATTACCGCGGAGAAAGTGGGCGCCGAGACGCTGCTGGCCCAAATCATTAAAATGGTGCAGGAAGCCCAAGGCTCCAAAGCCCCCGTACAGCAGCTCACCGACAAGATTGCGGGCATTTTTGTGCCGGTGGTCATTGGCATTGCCTTGCTGAGTTTTGCGGCCTGGTATTTCTTAGGCGGAGACAACAACACAACCCACGCCCTACTGGCCTTAATTACCGTCCTGATTATTGCCTGCCCGTGCGCGCTGGGTCTGGCTACGCCCACCGCCATCATGGTAGGCGTTGGCCGCGGCGCCGAAAACGGTATTCTAATCAAAGACGCCGAAAGCCTGGAAACCGCCCACAAACTCACGGCCATTGTATTAGACAAAACCGGCACCATCACCAAAGGCAAGCCCGAAGTAACAGAACTGGAATGGGCCGTGCCTACGGGGACGCAGGCAAATTTAGCGGCGGTAGTGCTGGCCATGGAAAACCAAAGCGAGCACCCGCTGGCCGATGCCGTTTCCAAACACCTCACTGCCCAAAACACGCAGCCGGCAGTCCTGGAAAGTTTTGAGAGCATCACGGGCCGAGGTGTACAGGCTACCTACCAGGGGCAGGTGTACTGGCTGGGCAATGAAAAGCTGATGCTGGAGAACGGCCTTCGTTTTTCCTCTGATTTGGAGAAAACAGCCCAAAAACGAAAATCTGAAGCCAAGACCGTGGTGTTTGCCGGCACGCAGGGCCAGGTAGTCGCTTTGATTGCCATTGCAGATGCCATCAAGGAGACCTCGGCGGAGGCCATACAAGAGTTGCAACAGCTTGGTTTGCAGGTGTACATGCTCACCGGCGACAATGCTCAAACCGCTGCCGCCGTGGCCCAGCAGGTAGGCTTGCAACACTACAAAGCCGAGGTGATGCCCCAGGACAAGGCCGATTTCATTCAGGAACTGCAGGCACAGGGACACGTGGTAGGCATGGTAGGTGACGGCATCAACGACTCGCAGGCGCTGGCGCTGGCAGACGTGGGCATTGCCATGGGCCGCGGCACAGACATTGCCATGGACGTAGCCAAAGTAACGCTCATGCACTCAGACCTCAGCGCCATTGCCAAGGCCATCAAACTGAGCAAAGCCACCGTGCGCACCATCCACCAGAACCTGTTCTGGGCCTTTATTTACAACCTGATAGGAATACCCGTGGCGGCCGGACTGCTCTTCCCTATCTGGGGCTTCTTGCTGGACCCCATGCTGGCAGGCGCAGCCATGGCCCTGAGCTCAGTCTCTGTGGTGACCAACAGTTTGCGCCTCCGTTCGTTAAAATTGTAA
- a CDS encoding flavin-containing monooxygenase — MHTENLAFERPEAPPLFDVLVIGAGQAGLAMGYYLHLQRKKFLLLEAASLLGHSWQNRYDSLRLFTPVPYCHLPGWPLLLPKNHYPTKEDIARYLQAYAAQFQLPIALNQQVLCLRKVQGIFEVMTATQTWRAAHVVVATGPFQVPYIPAYPTGLSPQVVQLHSAQYKNPSQIPAGRVLVVGAGNSGAQIAAELAKTHEVHLSVKRKPRFSSLKMLGKSVFWWATKTGAIFASPSSRVGKKLLQKGDIIYGRELERLLKTKEVLLKPEIQDPKQAEVLFKDGSQASYQAIVWATGFRPDYSWLQVAGALAPDGSALHKKGMSPVAGLYYVGLSWQRSRSSALLLGAGRDAQFIARHLG, encoded by the coding sequence ATGCACACAGAAAACCTAGCGTTTGAGAGGCCAGAAGCGCCACCTCTTTTTGACGTACTTGTAATTGGAGCCGGACAGGCGGGCTTGGCCATGGGCTATTACCTGCACCTGCAGCGCAAGAAATTTCTCCTGCTGGAAGCGGCCTCCCTGCTTGGGCACAGCTGGCAAAACCGCTATGACTCTCTGAGGCTGTTTACGCCCGTGCCCTACTGCCACTTACCCGGCTGGCCGCTACTGCTGCCCAAAAATCATTACCCTACCAAGGAGGATATTGCCCGGTACCTGCAAGCATACGCCGCCCAGTTTCAACTACCCATCGCCCTGAACCAACAGGTACTATGCCTAAGAAAAGTGCAGGGCATATTTGAGGTGATGACCGCTACCCAAACCTGGAGAGCCGCCCATGTGGTTGTGGCTACGGGTCCGTTTCAGGTGCCTTACATTCCTGCGTATCCTACTGGCCTTTCCCCGCAGGTGGTGCAACTGCATAGCGCTCAGTATAAGAATCCTTCCCAAATCCCGGCGGGCAGGGTGCTGGTGGTAGGCGCGGGTAATTCTGGGGCGCAGATTGCAGCAGAACTGGCAAAGACGCATGAGGTACATCTCTCCGTGAAAAGGAAGCCCCGGTTTTCGTCCTTGAAGATGCTGGGCAAAAGTGTTTTTTGGTGGGCCACTAAAACGGGGGCCATCTTTGCCTCGCCTTCCTCACGGGTTGGCAAGAAACTACTTCAGAAAGGAGACATCATCTACGGGCGGGAATTAGAACGCTTACTTAAAACCAAAGAAGTATTGCTAAAGCCCGAAATCCAGGATCCCAAACAGGCAGAGGTTCTCTTCAAGGATGGGAGCCAAGCGTCTTACCAAGCCATTGTCTGGGCCACTGGCTTCCGGCCGGATTATAGTTGGCTGCAGGTGGCAGGAGCTTTGGCCCCAGATGGGTCTGCCCTGCACAAAAAAGGCATGAGTCCGGTGGCGGGTTTGTATTACGTTGGGCTCTCCTGGCAGCGCAGCCGCAGTTCTGCCTTGTTGCTGGGCGCCGGAAGAGATGCGCAGTTCATTGCCCGGCACCTTGGTTAA
- a CDS encoding four-helix bundle copper-binding protein yields MRTEYKPAIDALLACIAACDHCATACLQEEEVKKMARCIHLDLDCADYCRLSASFLSKGSEHARLVLRQCVEICEACAIECERHAHDHCLACAEACRHCMEVCQELIPKTDPLSELLAAASNSETA; encoded by the coding sequence ATGCGTACCGAGTATAAACCGGCCATTGATGCCCTGTTGGCCTGTATTGCGGCCTGCGACCATTGTGCCACCGCCTGTCTGCAGGAGGAGGAAGTCAAGAAGATGGCGCGCTGTATTCACCTGGACTTAGACTGCGCCGACTACTGCCGGCTGTCGGCCTCGTTTCTGTCCAAGGGTTCTGAGCACGCCCGTCTAGTGCTCAGGCAGTGCGTGGAAATCTGCGAGGCCTGCGCCATAGAATGTGAACGCCACGCCCATGACCACTGCCTGGCCTGCGCCGAAGCCTGCCGTCATTGCATGGAAGTCTGCCAGGAGCTCATCCCCAAAACCGATCCCTTAAGCGAACTGTTGGCCGCAGCCAGCAACTCAGAAACCGCTTAA
- a CDS encoding cation diffusion facilitator family transporter, translating to MGHSHSHSQGHQHGHGLPTGGNLNKAFGWGIVLNLVFVAVEAGAGWYYNSLALLTDAGHNLTDVVSLLLAYFAIKVSERKPTERFTYGYGKTTTLVSLLNAILLMVAVGAIGWEAIGRLGTAPALNGGAISIVAVIGIAINAGTALLFFRDKEHDINVKGAYLHMAADALVSLGVVLAGLLMRYTGWYWVDAVMSLVIVAIIVYSTWGLLKESLRLSLDAVPQGIDVTAIREFLQSVAGVSQVHDLHIWAMSSTENSLTAHLEVEETYQDKQLATIRTELKERFQIQHVTIQVERGTMPQECQQAEEHH from the coding sequence ATGGGACATTCACATTCACACTCGCAAGGCCATCAGCACGGGCACGGACTGCCCACCGGAGGAAACCTGAACAAAGCCTTCGGATGGGGCATAGTCCTGAACCTGGTCTTTGTGGCCGTAGAAGCCGGCGCCGGCTGGTACTACAATTCCCTGGCCTTGCTCACAGACGCCGGCCACAACCTCACAGACGTGGTGAGCCTGCTGCTGGCCTACTTCGCTATAAAAGTTTCTGAGCGCAAGCCTACCGAGCGGTTCACCTATGGCTATGGCAAAACCACTACGCTGGTGTCATTGCTCAACGCCATTCTGCTCATGGTGGCGGTGGGCGCCATTGGGTGGGAGGCCATTGGCCGTTTAGGCACCGCGCCCGCCTTGAACGGAGGCGCCATTTCAATAGTGGCCGTCATTGGCATTGCCATCAACGCGGGTACTGCGCTGCTGTTCTTCAGAGACAAAGAACATGACATCAACGTGAAGGGCGCCTACCTGCACATGGCCGCCGATGCTCTGGTGAGTCTGGGCGTGGTTCTGGCGGGCTTGCTCATGCGCTACACCGGTTGGTACTGGGTAGATGCCGTCATGAGTCTGGTGATTGTGGCCATCATAGTCTATAGCACTTGGGGCCTCTTGAAAGAATCTCTACGCCTGTCACTGGATGCCGTTCCGCAGGGAATTGACGTAACGGCCATCCGGGAGTTTTTACAAAGCGTAGCGGGCGTCTCACAAGTGCATGACCTGCACATCTGGGCCATGAGCAGCACAGAAAATTCCCTCACGGCGCATTTAGAAGTAGAAGAAACCTACCAAGACAAGCAGTTGGCCACCATCAGGACAGAGCTGAAAGAGCGTTTCCAGATTCAGCACGTGACCATACAAGTGGAGCGTGGCACCATGCCCCAGGAGTGCCAGCAAGCCGAAGAACATCATTAG
- a CDS encoding four-helix bundle copper-binding protein codes for MHHSQNRSAIDALQECILACEHCASACLQEEDVKMMARCISLDRDCADICRLTMTLLARGSEHGKHLLRECMEVCEACAAECGKHQHDHCQECAEACRRCVEACRSLAA; via the coding sequence ATGCACCATTCACAAAACCGATCCGCTATTGATGCCTTACAAGAATGTATATTAGCCTGTGAGCACTGCGCCAGCGCCTGCCTGCAGGAAGAAGACGTAAAAATGATGGCCCGCTGCATTTCCCTTGACCGCGACTGCGCCGACATCTGCCGTTTGACCATGACCTTGCTGGCCCGTGGTTCTGAGCACGGCAAGCACCTGCTGCGCGAATGCATGGAAGTCTGCGAAGCCTGCGCCGCCGAGTGTGGCAAGCACCAACACGACCATTGCCAGGAATGCGCCGAGGCGTGCCGTCGTTGCGTGGAGGCCTGCCGTTCTTTGGCAGCCTAA
- a CDS encoding AraC family transcriptional regulator, translated as MQLHIKNMVCPRCIATVTEVLSAQGLQVQEVKLGEALVKGDVHTDQVQAALQQHGFELLQEKDEQLTDLIKTTLLAYQQHLEEEYQPITTSVYLAEKLGLSYQHLSKVFSQHTGTTIEKYLIKLKIERVKELISYGQLTLSEIAFKLQYSSVQHLSNQFKKVTGVSVTDYKKDASVARLPLDKLT; from the coding sequence ATGCAGCTTCACATCAAAAACATGGTTTGCCCCAGGTGCATTGCCACCGTCACAGAGGTGCTGTCTGCGCAAGGCTTGCAGGTGCAGGAAGTGAAACTGGGCGAGGCCTTGGTGAAGGGCGATGTGCACACAGACCAGGTGCAGGCCGCTCTACAACAGCACGGCTTTGAGCTCCTGCAAGAGAAAGACGAGCAACTCACTGATCTCATCAAAACCACCCTGCTAGCATATCAACAGCATCTGGAGGAGGAGTATCAGCCCATTACCACGTCTGTGTACCTGGCAGAGAAACTGGGCCTGTCTTATCAGCATTTGAGCAAGGTCTTCTCCCAGCACACGGGTACCACCATTGAGAAATACCTCATTAAGCTCAAGATTGAACGCGTCAAGGAACTGATTTCTTACGGCCAACTTACGTTAAGCGAGATCGCCTTCAAGCTACAATACAGCAGTGTGCAGCACCTGTCCAACCAGTTCAAGAAAGTGACGGGCGTGTCTGTGACAGATTACAAAAAAGACGCCTCTGTAGCCCGGCTTCCGCTGGACAAACTTACCTGA
- a CDS encoding DUF2798 domain-containing protein gives MAKTVKPLKRHPFERPWKRDLLITGLLSLVLAMSILLYAFGLTDDFILRLFNAFAVIFILVAGTALVLVPSVNWVFARFSKNRPKTTRAAAPKRNAPKQNTFKSPSESRGS, from the coding sequence ATGGCCAAGACTGTAAAACCCCTCAAGCGCCATCCATTTGAACGCCCCTGGAAACGCGACTTGCTCATCACCGGCCTCCTGAGTCTGGTGCTGGCCATGTCCATTCTGCTGTATGCGTTCGGGCTCACAGATGATTTCATTCTGCGGTTATTCAACGCCTTTGCGGTTATCTTCATTTTGGTGGCGGGTACGGCGCTGGTGCTGGTGCCCTCCGTGAACTGGGTTTTTGCCCGATTCTCCAAAAACAGGCCAAAAACGACCCGCGCCGCCGCACCCAAAAGAAACGCTCCCAAGCAGAACACCTTCAAGAGCCCGTCAGAGAGTCGCGGGTCTTGA
- a CDS encoding thioredoxin family protein has product MEANPNVITPEVLAQGLSFSQYMDQVREAVAQHRTTGLEQSRLLTDVTKNNVPIMERTYQTPLLPELVDLIQHLPVPMVWLVLTEGWCGDAAQNVPILASLAEKSTQITFLTILRSEHPAVMDAYLTNGGKSIPKLICLDARTLQPLGSWGPRPQALQEAILPLKKSNLHILETIRQAQQISDADKGQSLQKELLTLIPAWVQAAQKD; this is encoded by the coding sequence ATGGAAGCAAACCCCAACGTGATCACCCCAGAGGTATTGGCCCAAGGCCTGTCCTTCTCTCAATACATGGACCAGGTGCGCGAGGCCGTGGCCCAGCACAGAACCACCGGACTGGAGCAGTCCCGCCTGCTCACTGACGTCACCAAGAACAACGTGCCCATCATGGAGCGCACCTACCAGACCCCGCTCCTACCCGAACTGGTGGACCTGATACAGCATCTTCCCGTTCCTATGGTCTGGTTGGTTCTCACCGAAGGTTGGTGCGGAGACGCGGCCCAGAATGTACCTATTCTGGCTTCGCTGGCAGAAAAATCTACCCAAATCACCTTCCTGACCATTCTGCGCTCTGAGCACCCGGCGGTCATGGACGCATATTTGACCAACGGCGGCAAAAGCATTCCCAAGCTCATCTGTTTAGATGCCCGCACCTTACAGCCGCTGGGTTCCTGGGGACCGCGCCCGCAGGCGTTGCAAGAAGCTATTCTGCCGCTTAAGAAAAGTAATCTGCATATTCTGGAAACCATCAGGCAGGCGCAACAAATCTCAGATGCAGACAAAGGCCAGTCGTTGCAAAAAGAACTGCTCACCTTGATTCCAGCGTGGGTGCAGGCTGCGCAGAAAGATTAA